In Rhodopirellula sp. P2, the DNA window GTCGGCAGTGCCCTGGCCATCGCGTGGGCATCGACCAAATACTCGATCGGGCTGACCCATGACTTGACTGGAGTCCTGGTTGGTTCCCTGCTGTTGTTGAGCCAGTGTTGGTTTGCTTGGCAAGTGATCCAGCGTTCGCTTCGCGCCTCCGACGAAACCGAGGAAGGATGGCGTCACCCTTGTGCTCTGCACCTGACGTATCAACTCGGCGAGGAAGATGACCGTCGCATTGGAACGGGTGTGACGTGTGATCTCAACGAAGCGGGGGTGGGATTCCATGCCTTCGAAGATCTACCAATCGACCAAGACGTGACGTTGACGATTTCGGCGATGGGACTGACCGCGACTTGTCGAGCGAGATTGTGTCAAAAATCACCGGGTTTGCAGTCGCAGTCCACGCGAGACGGCAACGCGACCAGCTATCGCTACGGGTGCGAATTCGTGGATCCGTCGACCGAAGCACTGGGCGTGATCTGGCGACTGTGTTCGGACTATGCCACGACGCGGATGTACGATCAATTCGAATCGCGGAAAAAGCATCGCGACGACTCAATCGAGGTCCAGTTGGCTGCCAGTGAAATGGATGATGAACGCATCAATTTGCCCATCATACTGTCAGACGGATCGACCAAGTATGAACCCACCGTCACGGAAGGGATCACAGCCCACGGGTGCATGGTCCTTGCCACCAATTGCCCGGATGTCGGTACCGAAACTCGTTTTGTTCTGACCACCCCACTGGGACGAATCGCGGGAACGACGGTCGTCACCGCGATTCATCAGGTGAACCTGGGATGCGTGCCGCTGCAGCTAGCGGAGTTGGACTTTGTGGGATTCACCGGGGAAGGCCGAAGCCTGCTGCTTTCTCTGTGCAACGCCAGTGATCAGAATCGTGTCAGCGCCGTGGTGAAACTTCAGCCACCCGAGCGTCAGTTGCCTCGCGCTCGTCCAGCCATCTTGACTGGAACGCTCTCCATCGCCGCGTCTTTGATCGCAATCTTCGGGACCTTGCTTTGGAACCAGGATGATATCCTGTTGAACTTCAATCAACAGGCAACTGTCGTCCCTCAAGAAACTCGCATCAAACTCGCCTCGTTGTTGGCCAAGACCGTTGAGGACCCAGATGCAGATGAACAACGGATCGTTCGATTGAGAGAGATCTTCCAGAACTTAGGGGATCACCAAAGCATCGCGAAACTGGATCGATTGATCATGGATCGAGATGTGACCACCTTCACCGCGAAATTCTGTCGAGCACAGACCTTCGACGGCGCCGAAATGTATGATCGCGCCCTGCCGATCTACGCTGACCTGCTGGAGCATGTCGATGAAGCCAGCGATGATCAAGAACGCAACGAATTGCTTATCTCAGCTGGACGAAACCATGCCAACCGAGGCGACATCACTCGAGCGGTGGCCTTGTTCGCTCGTGTGGACCCGCTGCTTGTCAAAGACGACCCCGCATTGCGTCGTGAATACGCAGGCCTGTTGGCCGAAGTTGGCCGAGTCGAAGAAGCCATCTCATTCTTGACTGAAGAGGATGATTCCGAACCCAGCTATGAAGACCGCCTGCACCGAGCGCACCTTTACGCGTCTGCTCGGCATTTTGATCAAGTGATTGAGCATTGTCATGCTCTGCTCGCGATTGATTCGAAGGACCCCGCTGTTCTGCAACTGCTTGCCAACGCCGCACTGGGTCAAGACGACTTTGAATTGGCGATGACGACCATGGATCGCTTGGTGCAGCTCCGTCCCGATGACGCAGACGCCCGCCGTCTGCATGCCCTGACCTG includes these proteins:
- a CDS encoding glycosyltransferase; translated protein: MFGSSNRLIRRTSIIAAMLVSVVYLGFRGAFTLNFDSVYATCASLSLYVAELYGCLLMHLYFFQIWEIVEPEPVAPLKNRTVDVYIPTYNEDPSLLRGTISAALALHYEHETYVLDDGNRPAVAELCDELGATYINRDTNLHAKAGNLNHAMGITSGEFVVIFDADHISRQDFITRLLGYFEDDRLGFVQTPHSFYNFDNFHGTLDYGRQTYWEEGEIFYNVIQPGKNYWNGVSFCGSAAMFRRSALEDVGCVATETITEDMHTGLRLHAKGWNSLFVNERLVSGQAATDVTTFNTQRLRWGEGNLGIFAHDNPFTMPGLTLAQRLCYLGSMLSWTTGIQKLQLYLAPMLMLLTGVAPVAELSWTLGIITLIYMLTIWTAVTVTSNGHGNLIGTELTHMASFWTQIQSCYRAVFKRKKTTFVVTSKRGRQTNSIRRFIMPQCLYIVGSALAIAWASTKYSIGLTHDLTGVLVGSLLLLSQCWFAWQVIQRSLRASDETEEGWRHPCALHLTYQLGEEDDRRIGTGVTCDLNEAGVGFHAFEDLPIDQDVTLTISAMGLTATCRARLCQKSPGLQSQSTRDGNATSYRYGCEFVDPSTEALGVIWRLCSDYATTRMYDQFESRKKHRDDSIEVQLAASEMDDERINLPIILSDGSTKYEPTVTEGITAHGCMVLATNCPDVGTETRFVLTTPLGRIAGTTVVTAIHQVNLGCVPLQLAELDFVGFTGEGRSLLLSLCNASDQNRVSAVVKLQPPERQLPRARPAILTGTLSIAASLIAIFGTLLWNQDDILLNFNQQATVVPQETRIKLASLLAKTVEDPDADEQRIVRLREIFQNLGDHQSIAKLDRLIMDRDVTTFTAKFCRAQTFDGAEMYDRALPIYADLLEHVDEASDDQERNELLISAGRNHANRGDITRAVALFARVDPLLVKDDPALRREYAGLLAEVGRVEEAISFLTEEDDSEPSYEDRLHRAHLYASARHFDQVIEHCHALLAIDSKDPAVLQLLANAALGQDDFELAMTTMDRLVQLRPDDADARRLHALTCLWNHDGERAMRLIEPILVANPDDAELQRSFVEASLLVDQLSPSQSSQLQRVALAISDGPDAGVAGQTMVAAMARHNQTESLIPFLTQMVEERPNEVKLRLQLVDLLESAGDFRSAEKHLNWLLTATTASL